A genomic region of Fodinisporobacter ferrooxydans contains the following coding sequences:
- the ffh gene encoding signal recognition particle protein, producing the protein MAFESLASKLQATFQKLRGKGKLTEDDVKQAMREVRIALLEADVNLKVVKEFVEKVRERAVGSEVLQSLTPGQQVIKIVNDELTALMGGTQSRLAQAAKPPTVVLMVGLQGAGKTTTTGKLGLQLVKMQKRPLLVACDVYRPAAIKQLQVLGEQLKIPVFAMGDQVRPVEIAKAAIEHARVHGNDYVLVDTAGRLHIDDQLMQELKDLDEALHPSETLLVVDAMTGQDAVNVAESFHQQLQITGLILTKLDGDTRGGAALSVRSVTGCPIKYVGMGEKLDALEPFHPDRMASRILGMGDVLTLIEKAQQSIDEKKAAEMEKKFRRAEFTLDDFLDQLGQVRNLGPLDQILGMLPGMGKMKQQLSGVEVSDKQISRVEAIIRSMTSKERQEPKVIDASRKRRIAKGSGTTVQEVNRLLKQFEDMQKMMKQFSGMAKKMGKKGKKGKGGKGLKFPFM; encoded by the coding sequence ATGGCTTTCGAAAGCCTTGCAAGCAAACTGCAAGCAACATTCCAGAAACTTCGGGGCAAAGGCAAGTTGACGGAAGACGATGTCAAACAGGCGATGCGGGAAGTCCGGATTGCTTTGCTGGAAGCTGATGTCAACTTGAAAGTTGTCAAGGAGTTTGTGGAAAAAGTACGAGAGCGAGCAGTCGGTTCCGAAGTCCTGCAAAGTTTGACACCCGGTCAACAGGTCATCAAGATTGTCAACGATGAATTGACAGCACTTATGGGTGGCACGCAAAGCCGTTTGGCGCAAGCGGCAAAACCGCCCACAGTCGTGTTGATGGTTGGATTACAGGGAGCCGGCAAGACTACGACGACCGGCAAATTGGGTTTGCAATTGGTGAAGATGCAAAAGCGTCCGCTCCTGGTTGCATGTGACGTCTATCGCCCTGCAGCGATCAAGCAGTTGCAAGTATTGGGTGAACAATTGAAAATCCCCGTGTTTGCGATGGGCGATCAGGTGCGTCCGGTAGAAATAGCGAAAGCCGCTATTGAGCATGCGCGCGTTCACGGCAATGATTATGTCTTGGTCGATACAGCCGGCCGCTTGCACATCGATGATCAATTGATGCAGGAATTGAAGGATTTGGATGAAGCCCTTCATCCAAGTGAAACGCTGCTTGTCGTCGATGCCATGACGGGGCAAGATGCAGTGAATGTTGCGGAAAGTTTTCATCAACAATTGCAAATCACCGGATTGATCCTGACCAAACTGGACGGTGATACTCGCGGCGGTGCGGCACTGTCTGTGCGCTCTGTTACGGGTTGTCCGATCAAATATGTCGGTATGGGCGAAAAACTCGACGCATTGGAACCGTTTCATCCGGATCGTATGGCGTCAAGGATCCTTGGCATGGGCGATGTATTGACACTGATCGAAAAAGCTCAGCAGTCGATCGATGAGAAAAAAGCTGCCGAGATGGAAAAGAAATTTCGGCGTGCAGAATTTACGCTGGATGATTTCTTGGATCAATTGGGGCAAGTGCGGAACCTGGGACCGCTGGATCAGATCTTGGGCATGCTGCCTGGCATGGGCAAAATGAAACAGCAATTGTCGGGTGTGGAGGTCAGTGACAAGCAAATCTCCCGCGTCGAAGCGATCATTCGTTCCATGACTTCGAAAGAGCGCCAGGAACCGAAAGTCATTGATGCCAGCCGCAAGCGTAGAATTGCGAAAGGAAGCGGAACGACCGTACAGGAAGTCAATCGTTTGCTGAAGCAATTTGAAGACATGCAAAAAATGATGAAGCAATTTTCGGGCATGGCGAAGAAAATGGGCAAAAAAGGGAAAAAGGGAAAAGGCGGCAAAGGTCTGAAATTCCCTTTCATGTAA
- the rpsP gene encoding 30S ribosomal protein S16: protein MAVKIRLKRMGQKKAPFYRVVVADSRSPRDGRFIEEIGTYNPVTQPAQININEDRALYWLQTGAQASDTVRNLFSKAGILKKAHEIKFVK, encoded by the coding sequence ATGGCTGTTAAAATTCGTTTAAAGCGCATGGGTCAGAAAAAAGCTCCGTTCTATCGTGTGGTTGTCGCTGATTCCCGTTCTCCACGCGATGGACGTTTCATCGAAGAGATCGGAACATATAATCCAGTTACACAACCTGCACAAATCAACATCAATGAAGATCGTGCATTGTATTGGTTGCAAACAGGCGCACAAGCTTCTGATACAGTTCGTAACCTGTTCAGCAAAGCAGGAATTCTCAAAAAAGCTCATGAAATCAAATTTGTAAAATAA
- a CDS encoding KH domain-containing protein, which translates to MKRLIEVIAQSLVDQPDQVQVLEVENDHSILYKLSVAPEDVGKVIGKQGKIAKAIRNVVSAGAVKYEKRVTLEIQ; encoded by the coding sequence ATGAAACGATTGATAGAAGTGATTGCACAGTCCCTCGTGGATCAACCGGATCAAGTACAGGTACTTGAGGTTGAAAATGATCATTCGATTTTGTACAAGCTGAGCGTTGCTCCTGAAGATGTGGGCAAAGTGATTGGCAAGCAAGGCAAGATCGCCAAAGCAATTCGAAATGTGGTTTCAGCTGGCGCAGTCAAATATGAGAAACGTGTCACGCTTGAGATCCAGTAA
- a CDS encoding YlqD family protein, producing MLTIRQPVTVKMILTEQTKQRVVNEFHQMIASVMGELEQIETQGQQILEQAKAQDPEAALALEEKIEEEKNKRVERRDELIQQLSQFQQLELGTEVQQGQVETTIDVKVGDSWDAVAMGSEIVIKDGVVVEIRRAGEPV from the coding sequence ATGCTAACGATTCGTCAACCGGTTACAGTGAAGATGATTTTGACAGAGCAAACCAAGCAGCGGGTAGTCAATGAATTTCATCAAATGATAGCAAGTGTAATGGGAGAATTGGAGCAAATAGAAACACAAGGCCAACAGATTCTGGAACAGGCAAAAGCTCAGGATCCGGAAGCTGCCCTCGCATTGGAAGAAAAAATTGAAGAAGAAAAAAACAAGCGGGTGGAACGTCGGGATGAGTTGATTCAGCAATTATCCCAGTTTCAGCAACTGGAACTTGGCACTGAGGTTCAGCAGGGGCAAGTGGAAACAACGATTGACGTAAAGGTGGGAGATTCCTGGGATGCGGTTGCCATGGGATCGGAGATTGTGATTAAAGACGGTGTGGTTGTAGAGATTCGGCGTGCAGGTGAACCTGTGTGA
- the rimM gene encoding ribosome maturation factor RimM (Essential for efficient processing of 16S rRNA), producing the protein MTVQKLITVGAITRPHGLKGEVKVFSRTDFPEVRFAKGSELLLQRPEGGPTIRVRVKSARPQQAMYIVQFEEYSTVEEAESLRGYELKVTETDLVPLPEGEFYIHQLVGCRMIADTGETLGELVDVLQPGANDVYVIRAVSGKELLLPAIPDCILHVDVEKREISVHILPGLLD; encoded by the coding sequence GTGACAGTACAAAAATTGATTACTGTCGGTGCGATTACGCGGCCGCATGGTTTGAAAGGAGAAGTCAAGGTATTTTCCCGTACGGATTTTCCGGAAGTGCGATTTGCAAAAGGTTCGGAGTTGCTTCTTCAGCGTCCGGAAGGCGGGCCGACGATTCGTGTTCGTGTAAAGTCGGCCCGTCCGCAGCAAGCGATGTATATCGTACAATTTGAAGAATATTCAACAGTTGAAGAAGCCGAATCTCTGCGCGGTTATGAGTTGAAAGTGACAGAGACGGATCTTGTACCGCTGCCTGAGGGCGAATTTTATATTCACCAATTGGTGGGGTGCCGTATGATTGCGGATACGGGTGAAACGTTAGGCGAGCTTGTGGATGTATTGCAACCTGGCGCCAATGATGTATACGTGATTCGAGCTGTGTCCGGGAAAGAACTGTTATTGCCAGCCATTCCGGATTGTATTTTGCATGTGGATGTTGAAAAACGTGAAATTTCCGTACATATCTTACCTGGATTGTTGGATTGA
- the trmD gene encoding tRNA (guanosine(37)-N1)-methyltransferase TrmD translates to MKIDILTLFPAMFSHVLGDSILGRAAEQQLVQFRTVDFRKFSTNKHQTVDDTPYGGGGGMVLKPDPIFHAVESMLSESEMNSTDSSGSSADSKPRVILMCPQGELFRQKKAIELSREQHLIFICGHYEGYDERIRRYLITDEISIGDYVLTGGEIPAMAVIDAVVRLLPGVLGNQTSAWTDSFSDGLLEYPHYTRPADFRGWKVPDVLLSGNHAEIEKWRRRQSLLRTLQKRPELLEQADLSEEERRWLAQRKWE, encoded by the coding sequence ATGAAAATTGATATTCTAACATTATTTCCCGCCATGTTCTCGCATGTGCTGGGCGACAGCATTCTTGGCCGGGCTGCCGAACAGCAGCTTGTACAATTTCGTACGGTCGATTTTCGAAAGTTTTCCACAAACAAGCATCAAACGGTTGATGATACCCCATATGGGGGCGGTGGCGGAATGGTTTTGAAACCGGACCCGATTTTTCATGCGGTGGAATCCATGCTTAGCGAGTCAGAGATGAATTCGACAGATTCCAGCGGTTCATCTGCTGATTCCAAACCACGGGTCATACTCATGTGCCCACAAGGAGAATTATTCCGGCAAAAAAAGGCCATTGAATTGTCGCGGGAACAACATTTGATTTTTATCTGCGGACATTATGAAGGATATGATGAACGAATTCGCAGGTATTTGATTACAGATGAAATCTCGATTGGCGATTATGTATTGACAGGCGGAGAAATTCCCGCTATGGCTGTCATTGATGCGGTCGTCCGGTTGCTCCCCGGCGTATTGGGAAATCAAACATCTGCTTGGACAGACTCGTTTTCCGATGGATTGCTGGAATATCCTCATTACACGAGACCGGCGGATTTCCGCGGTTGGAAAGTTCCGGACGTTTTGTTGTCAGGTAATCATGCGGAAATTGAGAAATGGAGACGTCGGCAGTCTTTGCTCCGAACATTGCAAAAGCGGCCGGAGTTGCTGGAACAGGCAGATCTAAGCGAGGAAGAACGAAGGTGGCTTGCTCAACGGAAATGGGAGTAA
- a CDS encoding nucleotide pyrophosphohydrolase, with product MQEPIIRLPRLNGLNPTLESTLIKLQEELGEVARVLGKYRGMSGEQPLDQAIVNRELAMELLDVAQTAATFMYVLSDQGVDLESVYQEHIEKLKGKGYIR from the coding sequence ATGCAAGAACCGATTATACGCCTGCCCCGCTTGAATGGTCTCAATCCGACATTAGAGTCAACGTTGATCAAATTACAGGAAGAATTAGGGGAAGTGGCTCGGGTTTTGGGGAAGTACCGGGGAATGAGCGGAGAACAGCCTTTGGATCAAGCGATCGTGAACAGGGAGCTGGCAATGGAATTATTGGATGTGGCCCAGACTGCTGCAACATTTATGTACGTGTTGTCTGACCAAGGTGTAGATTTGGAATCGGTTTACCAAGAGCACATAGAGAAGTTAAAAGGAAAAGGGTACATACGTTAG
- a CDS encoding H-type small acid-soluble spore protein — protein MDIDRARQILESTNKINVKYDGKPVWIEEVFESSATARVHLEHKPSDQMHVKVSELQE, from the coding sequence ATGGATATTGATAGGGCCAGGCAAATTCTCGAATCGACAAATAAAATAAACGTCAAGTATGATGGAAAACCCGTTTGGATTGAAGAAGTCTTCGAATCGTCCGCAACCGCACGAGTGCACTTGGAGCATAAGCCTTCCGACCAAATGCATGTAAAAGTATCGGAACTGCAGGAATAG
- a CDS encoding DUF445 domain-containing protein — MVRKSKHLASISLGIMGAGFISTFLIPPSISSNLLQGGFEGGLVGGLADWFAVTALFRHPLGLPIPHTALVVKNREKITAQLVHMLENDWLSKESILHKLANIEFVRTILDRLSKELLSERAGQRMVAISLALLDAIDVARWAPVIGAEIRGRLYALEVDRFLPKAIDWLIDSDSDIQLLDFLVAKGLTWAKQENTRVTLGTMALQALSNIELDGFMQFAFKSFMGFVNEEKLGTILQNVLIRGLEGFKETDAKARIQVLSYIRTELLQLKENPQLIATCTKWKNSWVDHWDADAAIAELLRSFKEKARLFVQRETYAEEFLAPILQSLINAIRQNADFVNTCEKELHEYISHFIEDHHGKIGTIVLENLNQLDDDTLIQLMEDKLGQDLQWIRVNGAVCGCLIGFLITGFKLVLSAS, encoded by the coding sequence ATGGTAAGAAAGTCGAAGCATTTGGCAAGTATATCTTTGGGAATTATGGGAGCAGGATTTATTTCCACCTTTTTGATTCCACCGTCCATTTCTTCCAATCTTCTTCAAGGGGGATTTGAAGGGGGACTTGTCGGGGGATTGGCTGACTGGTTTGCGGTAACAGCTTTGTTTCGCCATCCTTTGGGGTTGCCGATTCCCCATACGGCATTAGTGGTTAAAAATCGCGAGAAAATAACGGCACAACTGGTACATATGCTGGAGAACGATTGGCTGAGTAAAGAAAGTATCTTACATAAACTTGCCAACATCGAGTTCGTAAGGACCATTCTGGATCGATTGTCAAAGGAACTTCTGTCAGAACGGGCAGGTCAACGAATGGTTGCCATCAGTTTGGCTTTGCTGGATGCAATCGATGTGGCAAGATGGGCGCCTGTGATCGGTGCGGAAATTCGCGGCCGCCTCTATGCATTGGAAGTCGACCGGTTCCTGCCGAAAGCAATTGACTGGTTGATCGATTCGGATTCCGATATACAGCTTCTCGATTTTCTTGTTGCAAAAGGATTGACATGGGCAAAACAGGAAAATACGAGAGTGACGCTGGGAACAATGGCATTACAAGCGTTATCGAACATTGAATTGGACGGTTTTATGCAGTTTGCGTTTAAATCCTTCATGGGATTCGTGAACGAAGAGAAACTTGGAACAATCCTGCAAAATGTTCTGATACGAGGTCTGGAAGGATTTAAAGAAACAGATGCAAAGGCGCGTATCCAAGTTCTTTCCTATATTCGAACGGAATTGCTGCAGTTGAAAGAAAATCCCCAATTGATTGCCACATGCACGAAATGGAAAAATAGTTGGGTGGATCATTGGGATGCCGACGCAGCGATCGCAGAGCTTTTGCGAAGCTTCAAAGAAAAAGCCCGATTGTTTGTTCAAAGGGAGACATACGCGGAAGAATTTCTGGCGCCGATTTTGCAATCGCTGATCAATGCGATTCGCCAAAATGCCGATTTTGTGAATACGTGTGAGAAAGAATTGCATGAATATATTTCTCATTTTATTGAAGATCATCACGGGAAAATCGGTACAATTGTGTTGGAAAATCTAAATCAATTGGACGATGATACACTGATTCAATTGATGGAAGACAAACTGGGACAGGATTTGCAATGGATACGCGTAAATGGGGCTGTATGCGGATGTTTGATCGGATTTCTAATTACAGGCTTTAAATTGGTATTAAGTGCATCGTAG
- a CDS encoding Cof-type HAD-IIB family hydrolase: MITIDIDDTLLNDHMQISKATQTALQEAAEQGVVITLATGRMFAAAKPIAARLGLNVPIITYQGAWIKHLLDGTMLYERNVPRSLAGQIFAYAKEQGFHLQVYSEDRLYTWMENEKIKKYSEFSKVPYHIEPDFESLMEQPLAKMLLFEDPDTIDRIEQEVRPMFGSDVHITKSKPYFLEFSHPEATKGHAVKYLAQHYGCELKEVIAIGDSWNDREMIQVAGLGVAMGNAVDALKEIADFVTFTNNDDGVKHVIDTFIFANQA, translated from the coding sequence ATGATAACAATTGATATCGATGATACGTTATTGAACGATCACATGCAAATTTCGAAAGCAACCCAAACCGCTTTACAAGAAGCGGCCGAGCAGGGAGTTGTGATTACATTGGCCACTGGCCGAATGTTTGCTGCTGCTAAGCCGATCGCTGCCCGACTGGGATTGAATGTACCCATCATTACGTATCAGGGCGCGTGGATTAAACATTTACTCGATGGGACGATGTTATATGAACGAAATGTTCCCCGTTCTTTGGCGGGACAAATTTTTGCTTATGCCAAAGAACAAGGATTTCATTTGCAAGTGTATTCAGAGGATCGGTTGTATACATGGATGGAGAATGAAAAAATCAAGAAGTATTCGGAGTTTTCCAAAGTTCCCTATCATATTGAACCGGATTTTGAATCGCTAATGGAGCAGCCTTTAGCCAAAATGTTATTGTTTGAAGACCCGGACACCATTGACCGAATTGAACAAGAAGTCAGACCGATGTTTGGCAGCGACGTACATATAACGAAATCAAAACCGTATTTCCTGGAATTTTCACATCCGGAAGCGACAAAAGGACACGCAGTCAAATACCTGGCGCAACATTATGGATGTGAGTTAAAGGAAGTGATTGCGATTGGCGACAGTTGGAATGACCGGGAAATGATTCAAGTCGCCGGACTTGGTGTGGCAATGGGGAATGCAGTCGATGCATTGAAGGAAATCGCCGATTTTGTGACATTTACCAATAATGATGATGGTGTCAAACATGTGATCGATACGTTCATATTTGCCAATCAAGCATAG
- a CDS encoding sulfite exporter TauE/SafE family protein — translation MDHMSAGLLVFLVISGFIASFIDSIVGGGGLISIPALMLTGLPPSHVLGTNKLASSLSSLTSTLSYLRSGKVEFRLVKYLFPLSLIGSLFGAYTVGLVPSTFLKPVVLILLIGVTVYSIVKKDKGKKTEYRGITKKILQICVPAAFAIGFYDGFFGPGTGSFLIIVFLFVGFDYIYASGNAKALNFASNIAGLAMFMFQRSVNYHFGIVMGIAMILGSLAGSQFAIKKGAAVVRPIFICVTVVLIGKQLWNMF, via the coding sequence ATGGATCATATGAGTGCAGGGTTACTCGTCTTTTTAGTCATTTCAGGTTTTATTGCTTCGTTTATTGACTCGATTGTCGGCGGCGGCGGGCTCATATCCATACCTGCCTTGATGTTGACCGGTTTGCCGCCGTCCCATGTTCTTGGCACAAATAAACTCGCGTCGTCGCTATCATCCTTGACGAGTACGTTGTCCTATTTGCGTTCAGGCAAAGTGGAATTCCGACTTGTCAAATATTTATTCCCTTTATCTTTGATTGGATCCTTATTTGGCGCCTATACAGTCGGATTGGTTCCTTCGACATTTTTAAAGCCGGTCGTACTGATCCTGCTCATTGGCGTTACCGTTTATTCCATCGTAAAAAAGGACAAAGGCAAAAAAACGGAATACCGAGGGATAACCAAAAAGATCTTGCAAATATGTGTGCCGGCAGCATTTGCCATCGGATTTTATGACGGTTTTTTTGGACCTGGCACAGGATCGTTTTTAATTATCGTGTTTTTATTTGTGGGATTTGACTACATTTATGCTTCCGGAAACGCGAAGGCGTTAAATTTTGCAAGCAATATCGCCGGATTGGCCATGTTTATGTTTCAGCGTTCGGTAAACTACCATTTTGGAATCGTCATGGGCATTGCAATGATTTTGGGATCTCTGGCAGGATCCCAATTTGCGATAAAAAAAGGAGCGGCTGTTGTTCGGCCGATTTTTATCTGTGTCACCGTTGTCTTGATCGGCAAACAGCTATGGAATATGTTCTAA
- a CDS encoding dihydrofolate reductase has translation MISFVVAMSKHRVIGFHNRLPWHLPEDLKYFKQLTTGHTVIMGRKTYESIGKPLPNRKNVILTRDKAYRQAGCTVLHALADGRTLWEEQDVFVIGGAEIFQLFFPIADQLYITYIDHDFAGDTFFPAFSTEEWQLTESAKGIKNEKNPYDYYFQTYARKGM, from the coding sequence ATGATCTCGTTTGTCGTTGCCATGAGCAAACATCGTGTGATTGGATTTCACAATCGTTTGCCGTGGCATTTGCCGGAGGATTTGAAATACTTCAAACAGCTTACGACCGGGCATACGGTAATCATGGGCAGAAAAACGTATGAATCGATCGGCAAGCCCTTGCCGAACCGGAAAAATGTCATACTGACGCGGGATAAGGCCTATCGCCAGGCAGGTTGTACAGTTTTGCACGCATTGGCAGACGGGCGTACTTTATGGGAAGAGCAAGACGTGTTTGTGATCGGCGGTGCAGAGATTTTCCAGCTGTTTTTCCCGATTGCCGATCAATTGTATATTACATACATTGATCATGATTTCGCAGGAGATACCTTTTTCCCGGCATTTTCAACAGAAGAATGGCAACTGACCGAATCGGCAAAAGGCATCAAGAATGAAAAAAATCCTTATGATTATTATTTTCAAACGTATGCAAGAAAAGGTATGTAA
- a CDS encoding GapA-binding peptide SR1P yields the protein MLTNANGTEMGTIICQHCHRVVETFETEKVLTYFGVCKEDDCVPVETAE from the coding sequence ATGTTGACAAATGCAAATGGAACTGAAATGGGAACAATTATTTGCCAGCATTGCCATCGAGTAGTCGAAACGTTTGAAACAGAAAAAGTGCTGACCTATTTTGGCGTATGCAAAGAAGACGATTGTGTACCGGTAGAAACTGCAGAATAA
- a CDS encoding YheC/YheD family protein produces the protein MPKAWLDPERGFLNKWEMYKALKDENIGPCKLPVTEPFNISALQHMLNRYPSIYVKPAGTWGGRGISRIDIKNDAFLWTLQTALQGNSLQMFESISDLYHALQLAYQDQFCIVQQAAPLVAYEGRPFDIRVHMQRETDENWAYSGSLVRVSGTSAIVSNVEISEGSVLPVEQAAAKVLQYKTPKIRRLKKSLEQTGFHICRLLDSYRIFNEIGIDLGIDPNGQLWLIEVNTDDAICGPSHDLFAKLEDKTMYNLIQQRYNNRQLQKTKWLFQLLFADPDANENKTP, from the coding sequence ATGCCAAAAGCCTGGTTAGATCCGGAGCGAGGTTTTTTAAATAAATGGGAAATGTATAAAGCGTTAAAAGATGAAAACATCGGCCCTTGCAAACTTCCAGTTACCGAACCATTCAATATCTCCGCGCTGCAACACATGCTCAATCGGTACCCGTCCATTTATGTCAAGCCTGCCGGGACATGGGGCGGTCGCGGAATCAGTCGGATCGACATAAAAAACGACGCCTTTCTATGGACTTTACAGACGGCACTACAGGGAAATTCTCTACAAATGTTCGAATCGATTTCCGATCTTTATCATGCGCTGCAACTTGCATACCAAGACCAATTTTGCATTGTTCAACAAGCAGCGCCCCTTGTGGCTTATGAAGGACGTCCTTTCGATATTCGCGTTCACATGCAGCGGGAAACAGATGAGAATTGGGCATATTCCGGGTCTCTTGTGCGCGTGTCGGGTACATCGGCAATCGTCTCAAACGTGGAAATTAGCGAAGGATCTGTACTTCCTGTGGAACAAGCGGCGGCAAAAGTGCTGCAATACAAAACACCCAAAATCAGGCGGTTGAAAAAATCCTTGGAGCAGACCGGATTTCATATCTGCCGCTTGCTCGATTCGTATCGTATATTCAATGAGATCGGAATCGATCTTGGAATCGATCCAAATGGCCAGCTTTGGCTGATAGAAGTGAATACGGACGATGCGATTTGCGGCCCCAGCCATGATCTGTTCGCAAAATTAGAAGACAAGACCATGTACAACTTGATACAACAGCGCTATAACAATCGCCAATTGCAAAAAACGAAGTGGCTGTTCCAACTGTTATTTGCCGATCCTGACGCCAATGAGAACAAAACGCCCTGA
- the dapD gene encoding 2,3,4,5-tetrahydropyridine-2,6-dicarboxylate N-acetyltransferase, with the protein MNQMDANQIIEFIQKSEKKTPVKIHIKGNLAGIDFGPDAKSFITGNIGVVFGDWKVLQPILKENRDKIEDYVVENDRRNSAIPLLDMKDIQARIEPGAIIRDQVTIGKNAVIMMGAMINIGAVIGEGTMIDMNAVVGGRGTIGKNCHIGAGAVVAGVIEPPSAKPVVVEDDVVVGANAVLLEGVRIGKGSVVAAGAIVIDDVPENVVVAGVPARIIKTIDDKTKSKTEIKQELRQL; encoded by the coding sequence ATGAACCAAATGGATGCAAATCAAATTATCGAATTTATTCAAAAAAGTGAAAAGAAAACGCCTGTAAAAATACATATCAAAGGAAATTTAGCCGGCATTGATTTCGGACCTGATGCAAAATCCTTTATTACAGGAAATATTGGAGTCGTATTCGGTGACTGGAAAGTGCTGCAGCCGATCCTGAAAGAGAACCGTGACAAAATTGAAGATTATGTAGTGGAAAACGACCGCCGCAACTCAGCCATTCCATTATTGGATATGAAGGATATCCAAGCGCGGATCGAACCGGGCGCCATTATTCGCGACCAAGTGACGATCGGCAAAAATGCTGTGATCATGATGGGCGCCATGATCAACATCGGCGCAGTCATCGGCGAAGGCACCATGATCGATATGAACGCTGTAGTCGGCGGTCGCGGAACGATCGGCAAAAACTGCCACATTGGTGCAGGCGCGGTTGTCGCAGGCGTGATCGAACCACCTTCCGCAAAACCGGTCGTCGTCGAAGATGATGTCGTTGTGGGAGCCAATGCGGTGCTTTTGGAAGGTGTGCGTATAGGAAAAGGGTCTGTTGTTGCCGCAGGTGCAATCGTAATCGATGATGTGCCGGAAAATGTGGTAGTGGCAGGTGTTCCTGCGCGCATTATCAAGACAATTGACGATAAGACAAAATCCAAAACGGAAATCAAGCAAGAATTGCGTCAACTATAA
- a CDS encoding N-acetyldiaminopimelate deacetylase translates to MRRQLHQIPEPGFQEFKTQQLLLDHIHQLPQDRLEIRTWKTGILVKVKGVQPRLCIGFRADMDGLPIEEQTTYPFRSLHPGFMHACGHDLHMTIGFGLLRHFAEHPIEQDLLFIFQPAEEGPGGALPMLESMEFQAWKPDLLFALHIAPEYPVGTIATKPGILFANTSELFLDLTGKGGHAAFPHKANDMVIAAAHLTTQLQTIISRNVDPLDAAVITIGKIEGGSKQNIIAEHARLEGTIRTLSLDSMQQVKKRIEEVVRGIEVSFQCSAAINYGSNYCQVYNQPELTNEFMEWVQKETDIRLIACKEAMTGEDFGYFLEQVPGFMIWLGVNTPYSLHHAQIEPDEQAISIAIDLFSRYFVWLSSRRMR, encoded by the coding sequence ATGCGAAGACAATTGCACCAAATCCCTGAACCGGGATTTCAGGAGTTTAAAACTCAACAATTGCTGTTGGATCACATTCATCAGCTTCCACAGGATCGGCTGGAGATACGGACTTGGAAAACAGGCATTCTGGTGAAAGTCAAGGGAGTACAGCCACGTCTGTGCATCGGTTTTCGGGCCGACATGGATGGACTGCCGATCGAGGAACAGACGACATACCCATTTCGATCCCTGCATCCCGGGTTCATGCATGCTTGCGGCCACGATTTGCACATGACAATCGGATTTGGGCTTTTGCGGCATTTTGCAGAGCATCCCATTGAGCAGGACCTTTTGTTTATTTTTCAACCGGCGGAAGAAGGGCCTGGCGGTGCGTTGCCCATGCTGGAAAGTATGGAATTTCAAGCGTGGAAACCGGATCTTCTGTTCGCTTTGCACATTGCTCCCGAATATCCGGTAGGAACCATTGCTACAAAGCCTGGGATTCTGTTTGCCAATACGTCCGAATTGTTTCTTGACTTGACCGGCAAAGGTGGACATGCTGCATTTCCGCACAAAGCAAATGACATGGTGATAGCCGCCGCCCATTTGACGACACAATTGCAGACAATCATTTCCCGCAATGTCGATCCGTTGGACGCGGCTGTCATCACGATTGGCAAAATTGAAGGGGGCAGCAAACAAAATATTATTGCCGAGCATGCGAGATTGGAAGGTACCATTCGGACGTTGTCGCTGGATTCGATGCAACAGGTGAAAAAGCGGATTGAGGAAGTCGTGCGGGGAATCGAAGTCAGCTTTCAATGTTCGGCAGCGATCAATTACGGTTCGAATTATTGTCAAGTATACAATCAGCCGGAGCTTACAAATGAATTTATGGAATGGGTACAAAAGGAAACGGATATCCGCTTGATTGCCTGCAAAGAAGCGATGACAGGGGAAGATTTTGGGTATTTTCTGGAGCAGGTTCCAGGCTTTATGATTTGGCTTGGCGTCAATACACCCTATAGCCTTCATCATGCACAGATCGAACCGGATGAACAAGCCATCTCCATCGCCATTGATTTGTTTAGCCGCTATTTCGTCTGGTTGTCCAGTCGTCGGATGCGCTAG